A part of Streptomyces sp. DSM 40750 genomic DNA contains:
- a CDS encoding transglycosylase family protein: MLFSSKGKHRRPAAFHRSARAIAVAGVTGAAAIAAPLMVAGSASAATASEWDAVAQCESGGNWSINTGNGYYGGLQFSASTWAGYGGTQYASTADQASKAQQIEIAEKVLAGQGKGAWPVCGTGLSSASYDGAAASSGNADSGSSSSDSGSSSQESAQETRASRSSERATVETPTGKKVEKGDGEYKVVSGDTLSAIAEKENVKGGWEKLFELNKDIIDDADFIYPGQQLHLS, translated from the coding sequence ATGCTGTTTTCCAGCAAGGGCAAGCACCGCCGCCCGGCCGCTTTTCATCGGTCTGCTCGCGCCATCGCCGTCGCCGGTGTCACTGGTGCCGCCGCCATCGCCGCCCCGCTGATGGTCGCCGGCAGCGCCTCCGCCGCCACCGCCTCCGAGTGGGACGCCGTCGCCCAGTGCGAGTCCGGTGGCAACTGGTCCATCAACACCGGCAACGGCTACTACGGCGGTCTGCAGTTCTCCGCCTCCACCTGGGCCGGCTACGGCGGTACGCAGTACGCCTCCACCGCCGACCAGGCGAGCAAGGCCCAGCAGATCGAGATAGCCGAGAAGGTCCTCGCGGGCCAGGGCAAGGGTGCCTGGCCGGTCTGCGGCACCGGCCTGTCCAGCGCCTCGTACGACGGCGCCGCCGCCTCCAGCGGCAACGCGGACTCCGGCTCCTCCAGCTCGGACTCGGGTTCCTCCTCGCAGGAGAGCGCCCAGGAGACTCGCGCCTCCCGTTCCTCCGAGCGCGCCACCGTCGAGACCCCGACCGGCAAGAAGGTCGAGAAGGGCGACGGCGAGTACAAGGTCGTCAGCGGTGACACCCTCAGCGCCATCGCCGAGAAGGAGAACGTCAAGGGTGGCTGGGAGAAGCTCTTCGAGCTGAACAAGGACATCATCGACGACGCCGACTTCATCTACCCGGGCCAGCAGCTCCACCTGAGCTGA
- the eno gene encoding phosphopyruvate hydratase — translation MPSIDVVVAREILDSRGNPTVEVEVGLDDGSTGRAAVPSGASTGAFEAVELRDGDPNRYLGKGVEKAVLAVIEQIGPELVGYDATEQRLIDQAMFDLDATDNKGSLGANAILGVSLAVAHAASEASDLPLFRYLGGPNAHLLPVPMMNILNGGSHADSNVDIQEFMIAPIGAESFSEALRWGAEVYHTLKKVLKTKGLSTGLGDEGGFAPNLESNRAALDLIVEAIKQAGYVPGEQIALALDVAASEFYKDGSYEFEGKSRSAAEMTEYYEELVSAYPLVSIEDPLYEDDWDGWKIITEKLGDKVQIVGDDLFVTNPERLARGIEEGAANALLVKVNQIGSLTETLDAVEMAQRNGFKCMMSHRSGETEDVTIADLAVAVNCGQIKTGAPARSDRVAKYNQLLRIEEILDDAAVYAGRSAFPRFKG, via the coding sequence GTGCCGTCCATCGACGTCGTCGTAGCCCGGGAAATCCTGGACTCCCGAGGCAACCCCACGGTCGAGGTCGAGGTCGGCCTCGACGACGGCAGCACGGGTCGTGCCGCCGTTCCGTCCGGCGCCTCCACGGGTGCCTTCGAAGCCGTCGAGCTCCGTGACGGCGACCCCAACCGCTACCTCGGCAAGGGCGTCGAGAAGGCCGTCCTCGCCGTGATCGAGCAGATCGGCCCGGAGCTCGTCGGCTACGACGCCACCGAGCAGCGCCTGATCGACCAGGCGATGTTCGACCTGGACGCCACCGACAACAAGGGCTCCCTCGGCGCCAACGCCATCCTCGGCGTCTCCCTCGCCGTCGCCCACGCCGCCTCCGAGGCCAGCGACCTGCCGCTCTTCCGCTACCTGGGCGGCCCGAACGCGCACCTGCTGCCCGTTCCGATGATGAACATCCTGAACGGCGGCTCGCACGCCGACTCCAACGTGGACATCCAGGAGTTCATGATCGCCCCCATCGGCGCGGAGTCCTTCTCCGAGGCCCTGCGCTGGGGCGCCGAGGTCTACCACACCCTCAAGAAGGTGCTGAAGACCAAGGGCCTGTCCACCGGCCTCGGTGACGAGGGCGGCTTCGCCCCGAACCTGGAGTCCAACCGCGCCGCTCTCGACCTCATCGTCGAGGCCATCAAGCAGGCCGGTTACGTCCCCGGCGAGCAGATCGCGCTCGCGCTCGACGTCGCCGCGTCCGAGTTCTACAAGGACGGCTCGTACGAGTTCGAGGGCAAGTCCCGCTCGGCCGCCGAGATGACCGAGTACTACGAGGAGCTCGTCTCCGCGTACCCGCTGGTCTCCATCGAGGACCCGCTGTACGAGGACGACTGGGACGGCTGGAAGATCATCACCGAGAAGCTGGGCGACAAGGTCCAGATCGTCGGCGACGACCTCTTCGTCACCAACCCCGAGCGCCTGGCCCGCGGCATCGAGGAGGGCGCCGCCAACGCCCTGCTCGTCAAGGTCAACCAGATCGGTTCGCTGACCGAGACCCTGGACGCCGTCGAGATGGCCCAGCGCAACGGCTTCAAGTGCATGATGTCCCACCGCTCCGGCGAGACCGAGGACGTCACGATCGCGGACCTCGCCGTCGCCGTGAACTGCGGTCAGATCAAGACCGGCGCCCCGGCCCGCTCGGACCGCGTCGCCAAGTACAACCAGCTGCTGCGCATCGAGGAGATCCTCGACGACGCCGCGGTGTACGCCGGCCGCAGCGCCTTCCCCCGCTTCAAGGGCTGA
- a CDS encoding transposase, whose translation MATKPTAPIVVGLLKNPSCREPYFSAPEIERVVWQKVASFFGDGGGLLDVEAEPDAKLRGDRGKYAARVAESAQKIAQLEDLIEHRVPEYIKAGVDPVVLRASVAKMREDLDEVRRQRALAEEWLAGDREPECSPRSLIDVIGSAQGSLDKLSLGECRDVFAHLGVTVHPGVMDNRLKPGVKCPVSEWHWMTGTLVPPNPSEEEWQIVVATVRPFLTKRHFTSKYDIRQQFNGMLHRLREGLSWGDMPLTWGPTNPIRERQLSWWQSGAWPKVMEALNAGTSGVPAYQRPVLPELKVVLRGTPGAGEHPCPPEQS comes from the coding sequence GTGGCAACGAAGCCGACCGCGCCTATCGTTGTAGGACTGCTCAAGAATCCGTCGTGCCGTGAGCCGTACTTCAGCGCGCCTGAAATCGAGCGGGTGGTCTGGCAGAAGGTGGCGTCGTTCTTCGGTGACGGGGGCGGGCTCTTGGATGTGGAGGCCGAGCCCGACGCCAAGCTCCGCGGCGACAGGGGGAAGTACGCGGCACGCGTTGCCGAGTCCGCCCAGAAGATCGCGCAACTTGAGGACTTGATCGAGCACAGGGTGCCCGAGTACATCAAGGCGGGCGTCGACCCGGTGGTCCTCAGAGCGTCGGTCGCGAAGATGCGAGAGGACCTGGACGAGGTTCGCCGGCAGCGCGCCCTGGCCGAAGAGTGGCTGGCGGGAGACAGGGAGCCCGAGTGCAGCCCTCGAAGCCTCATCGACGTCATCGGGAGTGCTCAAGGGAGCCTGGACAAACTCTCCTTGGGGGAGTGCAGGGATGTTTTCGCTCATCTCGGTGTCACGGTCCACCCGGGTGTGATGGACAACAGACTCAAACCGGGCGTCAAATGCCCCGTGAGCGAGTGGCATTGGATGACGGGCACTCTCGTTCCGCCGAACCCTTCCGAGGAAGAATGGCAGATCGTGGTCGCGACAGTCCGACCGTTCCTCACCAAACGCCACTTCACGAGCAAGTACGACATCAGGCAACAGTTCAACGGAATGCTGCATCGACTCCGCGAGGGACTGTCCTGGGGCGACATGCCTCTCACCTGGGGGCCGACGAACCCCATTCGGGAGCGTCAGCTGTCCTGGTGGCAGAGCGGTGCCTGGCCGAAGGTCATGGAGGCTTTGAACGCCGGAACAAGCGGAGTGCCTGCCTATCAGCGGCCCGTGCTGCCTGAGCTCAAGGTTGTTCTGAGGGGTACGCCGGGAGCCGGGGAACACCCCTGCCCGCCGGAACAAAGCTGA
- a CDS encoding recombinase family protein, which produces MTMWTEQSLVPGRVAPRWTASSAMRAGGPSTASCVPQVDRIGRSARAAYQWAWDMADLGIHFISVQEDIDTSTEAGWDEFKRYVTFSEMEWRRIKERTFAGRELKIGYGGWPGGPAPYGYRIADDTTRVWENRRKFSVLVTDEHESMVLAAAVALLIDEGVNITETAAALNRRGLHTRSGVPWTTANLRNRLYSETIHDGYVLYRKTDRGVGRRNTLVHADGTPVHGEQVKIGVPAIFSVERAKLLMSALKEVGFRNGRQGDRVYPLSGRIMGLCGEVYTGAGRGWQRSRPRLSL; this is translated from the coding sequence ATGACTATGTGGACGGAGCAGTCCCTGGTTCCTGGGAGGGTCGCCCCGAGATGGACCGCCTCATCCGCGATGCGCGCAGGAGGTCCTTCGACTGCATCCTGCGTCCCGCAGGTGGACCGAATCGGCCGCAGCGCCCGAGCCGCCTACCAATGGGCCTGGGACATGGCGGATCTCGGCATCCACTTCATCTCGGTCCAAGAAGACATCGACACGAGCACCGAAGCCGGTTGGGATGAGTTCAAGCGGTATGTCACCTTCTCCGAGATGGAGTGGCGACGTATCAAGGAGCGCACGTTCGCCGGCCGCGAGTTGAAGATCGGCTACGGCGGCTGGCCCGGCGGTCCGGCCCCATACGGCTACAGGATCGCCGACGACACCACGCGGGTCTGGGAAAACCGCAGGAAGTTCTCCGTCCTGGTCACGGACGAGCACGAGTCGATGGTGCTGGCCGCCGCCGTAGCCCTCCTGATCGACGAAGGCGTCAACATCACTGAGACGGCAGCGGCACTGAACCGGCGCGGACTCCACACCCGCAGTGGGGTTCCGTGGACGACCGCCAACCTCCGGAACCGCCTTTACAGCGAAACAATCCACGACGGGTACGTCCTCTACCGCAAGACAGATCGAGGCGTCGGCAGGCGAAACACTCTCGTTCATGCGGACGGCACTCCGGTTCACGGCGAGCAGGTGAAGATCGGCGTGCCAGCCATCTTCTCTGTGGAACGGGCCAAGCTGCTCATGAGCGCGCTCAAGGAGGTCGGCTTCCGCAACGGTCGGCAGGGTGACCGTGTCTATCCGCTGAGCGGCCGCATCATGGGCCTGTGCGGCGAGGTCTATACCGGCGCAGGTCGAGGGTGGCAACGAAGCCGACCGCGCCTATCGTTGTAG
- a CDS encoding LysM peptidoglycan-binding domain-containing protein, with translation MLSGNGRHRRPRQAPALLVAAGVTGSAIAIPLLGATGASAASGTTWDQVAECESGGSWSADTGNGRYGGLQLTQANWEKYGGLDYATSADQASRSQQIAIAEKVLADQGVGVWSVCGVLHDLAGDSGSADVDTGVTGSSSNSDSSSGSSDSSTSPDSPDSTDSGESSRSSGSSETPDSSSNTFEGSTRTDTDADDSADSGSGASKESDSSSTDSSESDNSDKSGRSDRSSAAEDTESGTGRHRGTSADESTGADTDADTDATDGSRTDSSPSGRHASRGGDAAREAVDGSYTVRAGDSLTVIANSLGLDGGWRELYAENEGMVGTDPDLILPGQTLEVGVESGEK, from the coding sequence ATGCTCTCCGGGAACGGTCGTCACCGTCGCCCCCGTCAGGCTCCGGCCCTCCTCGTCGCGGCCGGAGTGACCGGCTCGGCCATCGCCATCCCACTCCTCGGCGCCACCGGCGCGAGCGCGGCCAGCGGAACCACCTGGGACCAGGTGGCGGAGTGCGAGAGCGGCGGCTCCTGGAGCGCGGACACCGGCAACGGGCGTTACGGCGGCCTCCAGCTGACCCAGGCGAACTGGGAGAAGTACGGCGGCCTCGACTACGCGACGAGCGCCGACCAGGCCAGCCGTTCGCAGCAAATAGCAATCGCCGAGAAGGTGCTCGCCGACCAGGGCGTCGGCGTCTGGTCCGTCTGTGGAGTGCTCCACGACCTCGCCGGCGACTCCGGTTCCGCCGACGTGGACACGGGCGTCACGGGCAGCTCATCGAACTCGGACAGTTCATCCGGTTCATCGGATTCGTCCACCTCGCCCGACTCACCCGACTCGACGGATTCAGGTGAATCGTCCAGGTCGTCCGGATCATCGGAAACGCCAGACTCGTCCTCGAATACCTTCGAAGGCTCCACCAGGACCGACACCGACGCGGACGACTCCGCCGACTCCGGCAGTGGCGCCTCAAAGGAGTCCGACAGCTCCTCCACGGACAGCTCCGAGAGTGACAACTCGGACAAATCGGGGCGGAGTGACAGGTCTTCGGCCGCCGAGGACACCGAAAGCGGCACCGGTCGCCACCGCGGCACCAGTGCCGACGAAAGCACGGGTGCCGACACGGATGCCGACACGGACGCGACCGACGGCTCCCGTACGGACTCCTCGCCCTCCGGCCGTCACGCCTCCCGCGGTGGCGACGCGGCGCGCGAGGCCGTGGACGGCTCGTACACCGTCCGCGCGGGCGACAGCCTGACGGTCATTGCGAACTCGCTCGGGCTGGACGGCGGGTGGCGGGAGCTGTATGCGGAGAACGAAGGCATGGTCGGAACTGACCCGGACCTTATCCTTCCCGGTCAGACCCTCGAAGTCGGTGTCGAATCGGGCGAAAAGTAG
- a CDS encoding NAD(P)/FAD-dependent oxidoreductase has translation MSTTERPRILVVGGGYVGLYAARRILKKMRYGEATVTVVDPRSYMTYQPFLPEAAAGSISPRHVVVPLRRVLPKAEVLTGRVTTIDQDRKVATVAPLVGEAYELPFDYLVIALGAVSRTFPIPGLAEQGIGMKGIEEAIGLRNHVLEQLDKADSTTDEDVRRKALTFVFVGGGFAGAETIGEVEDMARDAAKYYKNVSREDMRFVLVDAADKILPEVGPKLGLYGKEHLEGRGVEVYLNTSMDSCVDGHVVLKNGLEVDSNTIVWTAGVKPNPVLSRYGLPLGPRGHVDAQPTLQVTGTDYIWAGGDNAQVPDVAARKAGVENAWCPPNAQHALRQARVLGDNVVSGMRGFPQKEYAHSNKGAVAGLGLHKGVAMIVMGKMKIKLKGRLAWYMHRGYHGLAMPTWNRKIRVFADWTLAMFLKREVVSLGAIETPREEFYEAAKPAPVAAAPAKTEEKAKAS, from the coding sequence ATGAGCACCACGGAGCGTCCCAGGATCCTCGTAGTAGGCGGTGGGTACGTAGGCCTGTACGCAGCTCGGCGCATCCTCAAGAAGATGCGCTACGGCGAGGCGACCGTCACGGTCGTCGACCCCCGGTCGTACATGACCTACCAGCCCTTCCTCCCCGAAGCCGCCGCCGGCAGCATCTCCCCGCGGCATGTCGTCGTCCCGCTGCGACGCGTGCTCCCCAAGGCGGAGGTTCTCACCGGCCGGGTCACCACCATCGACCAGGACCGCAAGGTCGCCACCGTCGCGCCGCTGGTCGGCGAGGCGTACGAGCTGCCTTTCGACTACCTGGTGATCGCGCTCGGCGCGGTCTCCCGCACCTTCCCGATCCCCGGCCTCGCCGAGCAGGGCATCGGTATGAAGGGCATCGAGGAGGCCATCGGCCTGCGCAACCACGTGCTTGAGCAGCTCGACAAGGCCGACTCCACGACCGATGAGGACGTCCGCCGCAAGGCGCTGACCTTCGTCTTCGTGGGCGGTGGCTTCGCCGGCGCCGAGACCATCGGCGAGGTCGAGGACATGGCGCGCGACGCCGCGAAGTACTACAAGAACGTGTCCCGCGAGGACATGCGCTTCGTGCTCGTCGACGCCGCCGACAAGATCCTCCCCGAGGTCGGCCCGAAGCTCGGCCTGTACGGCAAGGAGCACCTGGAGGGCCGTGGGGTCGAGGTCTACCTCAACACCTCCATGGACTCCTGCGTCGACGGCCACGTCGTGCTGAAGAACGGACTGGAGGTCGACTCCAACACGATCGTCTGGACGGCCGGCGTCAAGCCGAACCCGGTCCTCTCGCGCTACGGCCTGCCGCTCGGCCCCCGCGGCCACGTGGACGCCCAGCCGACCCTCCAGGTCACCGGCACCGACTACATCTGGGCCGGGGGCGACAACGCCCAGGTCCCGGACGTCGCCGCCCGCAAGGCCGGCGTCGAGAACGCCTGGTGCCCGCCGAACGCGCAGCACGCGCTGCGGCAGGCCCGCGTCCTCGGTGACAACGTGGTCTCCGGTATGCGGGGCTTCCCGCAGAAGGAGTACGCGCACTCCAACAAGGGTGCGGTGGCGGGCCTCGGCCTCCACAAGGGCGTCGCGATGATCGTCATGGGCAAGATGAAGATCAAGCTCAAGGGTCGCCTCGCGTGGTACATGCACCGTGGCTACCACGGTCTGGCCATGCCGACCTGGAACCGCAAGATCCGCGTCTTCGCCGACTGGACCCTCGCGATGTTCCTCAAGCGCGAGGTCGTCTCCCTCGGCGCCATCGAGACTCCCCGCGAGGAGTTCTACGAGGCGGCCAAGCCGGCGCCGGTCGCCGCCGCTCCGGCCAAGACCGAGGAGAAGGCCAAGGCCTCCTGA
- a CDS encoding Ppx/GppA phosphatase family protein, with amino-acid sequence MTRVAAVDCGTNSIRLLVADADPATGELVELDRRMIIVRLGQGVDRTGRLAPEALERTFAACREYAAVIKEHGAERIRFVATSASRDAENRAEFVRGVLDILGVEPEVISGDQEAEFSFTGATRELKGRADLAKPYLVVDIGGGSTEFVVGDDQVDGARSVDIGCVRLTERHLVRDGVVVDPPGPEQIAAIRADIEAALDLAEQSVPLREAHTLVGLAGSVTTLSAIAQDLPAYDSVAIHHSRIPYHRVREITEWLLRSTHAEREAVPSMHPGRVDVIAAGALVLLSIMDRIGAEEVVVSEHDILDGIAWSVA; translated from the coding sequence GTGACCCGGGTCGCCGCCGTCGACTGTGGTACGAACTCCATCCGTCTGCTCGTCGCCGACGCGGACCCGGCCACGGGTGAACTCGTCGAGCTGGACCGGCGGATGATCATCGTCCGGCTCGGCCAGGGCGTCGACCGTACGGGCCGGCTGGCCCCCGAGGCGCTGGAGCGGACCTTCGCGGCCTGCCGGGAGTACGCGGCGGTCATCAAGGAGCACGGCGCCGAGCGGATCCGTTTCGTGGCCACCTCCGCCTCCCGCGACGCCGAGAACCGGGCCGAGTTCGTACGCGGGGTGCTCGACATCCTGGGCGTCGAGCCCGAGGTGATCTCCGGCGACCAGGAGGCCGAGTTCTCCTTCACCGGCGCGACCAGGGAACTGAAGGGGCGCGCGGACCTCGCCAAGCCGTACCTGGTCGTGGACATCGGCGGCGGCTCGACCGAGTTCGTCGTCGGTGACGACCAGGTGGACGGCGCCCGCTCCGTGGACATCGGCTGTGTACGGCTGACCGAGCGCCACCTGGTACGGGACGGGGTGGTCGTCGACCCGCCCGGCCCGGAGCAGATCGCCGCGATCCGCGCCGACATCGAGGCCGCGCTGGACCTCGCCGAGCAGAGTGTCCCCCTGCGGGAGGCGCACACCCTCGTCGGTCTCGCGGGCTCGGTCACGACGCTGTCCGCGATCGCCCAGGACCTGCCCGCGTACGACTCGGTGGCCATCCACCACTCCCGGATCCCGTACCACCGCGTCCGGGAGATCACCGAGTGGCTGCTGCGGTCGACGCATGCCGAGCGGGAGGCCGTCCCGTCGATGCATCCGGGGCGGGTGGACGTGATCGCGGCAGGTGCGCTCGTCCTTCTGTCGATCATGGACCGGATCGGCGCGGAGGAGGTCGTGGTGAGCGAACACGACATTCTGGACGGAATCGCCTGGTCCGTGGCCTGA
- a CDS encoding DUF501 domain-containing protein: protein MQTPPPPTPRTEPTEADVEAFQQQLGRPPRGLRAIAHRCPCGQPDVVETAPRLPDGTPFPTTYYLTCPRAASAIGTLEANGVMKEMTERLATDPELAAAYRAAHEDYIARRDEIEVLEGFPSAGGMPDRVKCLHVLVGHSLAAGPGVNPLGDEAIEMLPEWWAKGPCVVPSTPPGGEGGEAAEGESGHLAAKPLDPDASTEAGK from the coding sequence ATGCAGACGCCCCCGCCGCCCACCCCGCGCACCGAGCCGACCGAGGCCGACGTCGAGGCCTTCCAGCAGCAGCTCGGGCGCCCGCCGCGCGGGCTGCGCGCGATCGCGCACCGGTGCCCGTGCGGGCAGCCGGACGTCGTCGAGACGGCCCCGCGCCTGCCGGACGGGACGCCCTTCCCCACGACGTACTACCTGACGTGCCCGCGCGCCGCCTCCGCGATCGGCACGCTGGAGGCGAACGGCGTGATGAAGGAGATGACGGAACGGCTGGCGACGGACCCCGAGCTGGCGGCCGCGTACCGGGCCGCGCACGAGGACTACATCGCCCGCCGGGACGAGATCGAGGTCCTGGAGGGCTTCCCGAGCGCCGGCGGCATGCCGGACCGCGTGAAGTGCCTGCACGTCCTCGTGGGCCACTCCCTGGCCGCGGGCCCCGGCGTCAACCCGCTGGGCGACGAGGCGATCGAGATGCTGCCGGAGTGGTGGGCGAAGGGTCCGTGCGTGGTGCCCTCCACGCCGCCCGGGGGTGAGGGCGGGGAGGCCGCCGAGGGTGAGTCGGGCCACCTCGCGGCCAAGCCCCTCGACCCGGACGCGTCCACGGAGGCCGGCAAGTGA
- a CDS encoding SAM-dependent methyltransferase, with the protein MQDAASRLKTLLEQMLGAPLPVRLRAWDGSEAGPPQAPALVVRNRRALRRLLWKPGELGLARAWVAGDLGIEGDLYAVLDLVAGHVWERDEDARSLSEALRDPDVRAAVKGLLKLAGPAVLIPPEPPREEVRTRHLHTRRTDRRAVSHHYDVGNDFYEIVLGPSMVYSCAYWAAADDSTTLEAAQHDKLDLICRKLDLAPGQRLLDVGCGWGSMAVHAAREYGVRVVGVTLSQEQAAYARKRVADEGLTDRVEIRVQDYRDVTDGPYDAISSVGMAEHVGADKYLEYAEDLYRLLAPGGRLLNHQISRRPQRDESTYSVDGFIDAYVFPDGELAAVGTTVTLLERAGFEVRDVESLREHYALTLRAWVTNLEARWAQAVDLVGVGRARVWRLYMAASALGFERNRIGVNQVLAVRTPEGGASGLPLRARTWGT; encoded by the coding sequence ATGCAGGACGCCGCGTCGCGGCTGAAGACCCTGCTCGAGCAGATGCTGGGAGCCCCGCTCCCGGTCCGGCTGCGGGCATGGGACGGTTCGGAGGCCGGCCCCCCTCAGGCCCCCGCACTGGTGGTACGGAACCGCAGGGCCCTGCGCCGGCTGCTGTGGAAGCCGGGCGAGCTGGGCCTCGCCCGAGCCTGGGTCGCCGGAGACCTGGGCATCGAGGGGGACCTGTACGCCGTACTGGACCTGGTGGCCGGACATGTGTGGGAGCGGGACGAGGACGCCCGGAGCCTCAGCGAGGCCCTGCGCGACCCGGACGTGCGGGCGGCCGTCAAGGGTTTGCTGAAGCTGGCCGGCCCCGCCGTCCTCATCCCGCCCGAACCGCCCCGCGAGGAGGTCCGCACCCGACACCTGCACACCAGGCGCACCGACAGACGGGCTGTCAGCCACCACTACGACGTGGGCAACGACTTCTACGAGATCGTCCTCGGCCCGTCGATGGTGTACTCCTGCGCCTACTGGGCGGCTGCCGACGACAGCACCACCCTCGAAGCCGCCCAGCACGACAAACTCGACCTCATCTGCCGCAAACTCGACCTGGCTCCGGGGCAGCGGCTCCTCGACGTCGGCTGCGGCTGGGGCTCCATGGCCGTCCACGCCGCCCGCGAGTACGGCGTCCGCGTCGTCGGCGTCACCCTCTCCCAGGAACAGGCCGCGTACGCCCGTAAACGCGTCGCCGACGAGGGCCTGACCGACCGGGTCGAGATCCGCGTCCAGGACTACCGCGACGTCACCGACGGGCCCTACGACGCGATCTCCTCCGTCGGCATGGCCGAACACGTCGGCGCGGACAAGTACCTGGAGTACGCCGAGGACCTGTACCGGCTCCTCGCCCCCGGCGGACGGCTGCTCAACCACCAGATCTCGCGGCGGCCGCAGCGCGACGAGAGCACGTACTCCGTCGACGGCTTCATCGACGCGTACGTCTTCCCGGACGGTGAACTCGCCGCCGTCGGCACCACCGTCACCCTGCTCGAACGCGCCGGGTTCGAGGTCCGCGACGTGGAGTCCCTGCGCGAGCACTACGCCCTCACCCTGCGCGCCTGGGTCACCAACCTCGAAGCGCGGTGGGCCCAGGCCGTCGACCTCGTCGGCGTCGGCCGCGCCCGTGTCTGGCGCCTCTACATGGCCGCCTCCGCCCTCGGCTTCGAACGCAACCGCATCGGCGTCAACCAGGTCCTGGCCGTACGGACTCCGGAAGGGGGTGCGTCGGGGCTACCGCTCAGGGCCCGGACGTGGGGAACCTGA
- a CDS encoding FtsB family cell division protein encodes MAVKDRDRDRFSTATRLKLLGEQTAARVYRSQTKRQARRSRLTGRAALLALVLCSMIVALAYPIRQYVSQRAEIADMQRQREEARERVEELRDLKARWQDDAYAEQRIRERLHYVMPGETGYTMIDPDAAKQSRTTQGAADRPWYTNVWDGVDKADAADQ; translated from the coding sequence ATGGCCGTGAAGGACCGGGACCGGGACCGTTTCTCCACCGCGACCCGGCTGAAGCTGCTCGGCGAGCAGACGGCGGCCAGGGTCTACCGCTCCCAGACCAAGCGCCAGGCCCGACGCTCCCGGCTGACCGGCCGGGCCGCACTGCTCGCCCTCGTCCTCTGCTCGATGATCGTGGCGCTCGCCTATCCCATAAGGCAGTACGTCTCCCAGCGCGCCGAGATCGCCGACATGCAGCGGCAGCGCGAGGAGGCGCGCGAGCGCGTCGAGGAGCTGCGCGACCTCAAGGCGCGCTGGCAGGACGACGCGTACGCCGAGCAGCGCATCCGGGAGCGGCTGCACTATGTGATGCCGGGCGAGACCGGCTACACGATGATCGACCCGGACGCGGCGAAGCAGTCCCGTACGACGCAGGGGGCGGCCGACCGCCCCTGGTACACCAACGTCTGGGACGGGGTCGACAAGGCCGACGCCGCCGACCAGTGA